tattaaaatatgGGTGGCTAACGTCAGCGAATCTCACCCTTCTCGCCTTGGCCTACCAgcatgtgaaaacaaaatgcttttgtCACATCTGATGAACAATCAAGTTAGCGTAGTAAGCAACACAAGGCATTATGGGATTTTAGAGGCACAGAGCTACAGTTGAGACCAAGTAGTAGAGACGGAGTGACAGATTACAGCTGGCAATCAAAAGATGGATGGGGAATACTTTTTTAACATGAAATACAAATCTTCCAGCTGACGGAGGACTCCACTTTCTTAGTAAAATACAAACTTAGCTTAaactaatgctgctaatggtaGATGTGAAGCATTAAATCAACCCTCACTGGCTAAACAGTATgctattatctatctatctatctatctatctatctatctacccatccatccatcttgaCAGTTTAGCAGCTTAGTCATCTGATGCCATAGGAACTTGTCACTCAAAGGGTCGAGGCTAAGCAGCTGTTTCCACATATGTTCTAAAACAATATAATTCTcctttgaaaaatgaaaaaataataaccACAATagctaaaatataatttataattcaTATTTCCTTACACAAAATGAGTGGAGTCATGAGAATTCAAATTCTAATTtgacttgaaaaaaaacaactaatttgCCTTACAAATTACtgaaattatttatttgctAACTTTGATAGTGGGATGTTTGAACAGTTTATACTACTAGAAGTGACTTCAGACAGATGGGTacttttaaatatgttatatatttagGACTAGCTCACCCTCTTCTTCTTTACTGTCTCCACAGCCCCAGGAAGCCCTTGAACATCCCTCCCACCTCTGTGAAGGATTAGGCTTAGAGGAGGGGGATTTGGGTGCTGACTCCCTGGAATGGCGTGAGAGAGGCACAGGAGGGGGGGACACATCTGATGACTATTTTGACTCCCGCTCTTGGCACCAGGACACCCTGTCAGATTTTGGTCTGGACAGAGAGGACTCTCTGGATGCCCTGCTGGGACTAGACGGCGCCTACCTTGGTCGGCGAAGAACCGGCAGCACTTTCTGCACTGGGCAGAGAAAAGCCCGACGTAGAGAGTCAGTGACAGCCAAGGACGACCACAGAGATACCACAGAGACTTATGTTGGACGATTTGGATGtagcaggaggaggaaaagCCCAGAGAACCGAGTGGACCCTAACATTCCCTCAAAGCTCAGCACTAGAGACCTGCGTGTAGTTCAGATTCGACCCCATCCAAGTACAGAGGAACTAAAACGGGACTCGTGCCAAGAAAACTCCAGTTTACAGGCCGTTTGCACAGAAACTCAAGTCAAGGGCAGCACGGAGCCATACAGTTTACATGTACAAAgccaacacaacacagacacctTTGACAAAAAGGTAAATAGTCCACCAGACACTCAGGAAGTGACGTTGCATGCACAACCTGCAGAAAGCAACACCAGCAGACTGAATGAATCTACAGACTCCGAAACATGCGTGATACATGTAGACACCACAGAGGACAAAAAGctacaacagcaaatcacatgtGAACATAACACAAGGTTACAGACAGGGAGCACAGATAGAGAAAGtgaagagaagacagacagagtaaGAGTAGAAATCTGTAATGTTCAGGATGTAGAAGCAAAGAATGTTGAACATCTCAGCACTTACTCTCTAGAGTTTAACCCAAGTTTAAATAGATGCAATAGAGACTGTAATAAAAGacatgacagacagagagaaaatttAGAACACCAGGACATAATCTATGAAGACAAAGACATACAGGCTCTAAAAGTGCACAAGGACAGACGGGACTTGTGCAAGAGTGTTGGGATATATTGTAATAGCTCACATCACACAACAGAGACTCGTTATAAAGACGACCCACGCATAGCTAATACACATTTTACTGATCTAATAAATGCACAAACAGCTGACGGTACTCGTACACCAGCGCCCTCTGAATctgagacaaaacacacagactctcagTTAATTACAGACATTTTTGTAGCAGGCCCAAACATCACAGAAGCACATGGCGCAAAGACAAATAGCATACCACATCACACAAAGTCAGCTAAGCTCAGAGAAACACTCGACACGGTCAATATATTGGCACACAAGGTGGATATTTGCTGTTCACAAACTCTATGTGAAGCGAGCTCCAACAAAGGACGGTCAGAGATCCACCCTCAGGTTTGTACAATTGAGACAAAGCCCCAGGATAAGGCAGGGGTGTCGGGTGTCTGCTTCCAGACGGAGCAGTTTGGGTGTGTTGGTACTACAACGGAGGGGACCACACCACCTGGGAGAGTAAATGAAATATGTTCCTCCATCACGTTTTCCACAGAGACCGCATCCTCTTTTCTATTAGATACCTGCTCCACTGTTCCGAAGGTTTCTACACTAGCCTCACCTGTCCCGTTGGCAGACTCGGACAGGGAGGAGCTCGCTGAGAGGCACCCAGATCAAACACAGCCACAAAGCGCAAGGTTACAAACATGGCAAGTTTCAGGTCAAACCCAGGGTTTAATCCCTAATCACTTGGATCAGGGGGGTGCTACCGTAGAAATACTCAGTCATAGGCAGTTCCATTCTGTGGACAAGCTTTCAGAGAGGGCACAGTCAGGCTCTGTAGGACCAGGACCTGACTCAATTCAAATCCAATCTGACACTGGTAAGGATTCTGGGAACCATTTGCCTCATCGCCAATTCTCAAATAATCTGCTGCTTGTTTCTGGCAACCAAGGAGCAGAGGATACCTCCCCTCTGTTATCAGAGAACtttggaggagagaggaggagggaaggatCACCCTGCTCTCTTCTCCGAAAAAACCAGGAACAGGAGGTGGAGGGCAGTTGTGTTTATCATCAACAGGAAGAAATTGTGGAAGCAGTAAGCAAAGTCAATGTCTTACAGTCACAACTTGGCACAACAAAGCTTTCTGAGCACATAGAGCTGGGAGTAGTTCCAAAAGAAATTGCCAGTGATCCAGATGCCTACTTTACTCAGCATGTGCCTAGTAGGATAGGAATAACATCCCcctgtcctgctgctgctgctgagtccATTCAGGACAGTAGCAGAGAACACCCAGGCATAGCTCAAAGGGCCAGTTCTCTGACAAACGTACAATCTGCTGTCAGCGCAATTCCTAGTAATTGTAAGCAAGTTCAGCTGGTCCTAAAGATCCCTAAGCCTCCATGTAGCCTGAACGCCCCTTTTTCTCTGCTCTCAGACTCCAACAATAACACCAAGGCCAGTATAAACGGGGTGGGAAGAGGGGAGGGTTTAGGTTGTTTCTCACAGGAAGTCCGGAGCAACTACGAACGGAATAAGAGTATCGTTTGTCCTGTGTTTGAACCATCAACAaatgtgacctctgaccccttGGAAGATGTAGACAAGCCCCAGGAAGATTCTGAGTTGTTCCTGTCTTCACTGGACCAGGGAGCCAACTGCAGCAGTGAGGACACTGAACATGTGCTAGGGGAAAACAGTGATAGCCACAGCCATTTAAGCCTTGCTCATGCAGACGAGCTAGAAGAACTGAAGACAGAGAAGATTATTGAGGATAAAACTGTCGTAAGTCTAAGGTTCAACTGCTCTGACCTAGAAAGAAATGAATGCCTTCAATCTTTAGTGTCACGTTCAGAGAGCAGAGGCCTATTAATGGACAGTGAATTTAAAGCGAGAGAAGGGTACTATTGTAGCCGAACAGAGGATCACAGCTTACCTAACAGAAGAAGAGGCAACATATCAGAATTATTTGAGGAATATACACTGGCTGAAGGGTGTAGAGACCCCACGCAGGTCAGATCGACAGCTCCACAGCAGGAGGTGAGGGTAGTAAGGTACTCGCACCCTGATGTTAGCCTCAATCTGCTTGCTGTCAGTAGTTTAGAGCCAATTTTGGAGACTGAGCGTTCACTGGAAAGTTATGGCACAACAGAGGATGATTTAAAAATTGAAGCAAAGCTAGAATATGAAGTCATGAGGCCTGTTGAGGACATTGGGGGGGATATTGCTAACCTTTCAGGGGACATCTCCAGCCCCAAGAGTCCACACCAGCAGCCTGAACAGGAAGAAGAATCTCTGACAACTGCTGAGTTCGAACCTGAGGTCAACCCAGCAACACCTGCTCTATGTGGTAGTGACGAAAAGCACTCTAGACCTACGACTGTTGCCTATGATGCTGTTTCTTACACCTCAGCTAGCAGCAACTGCGATGAGTTAGACGATCCTCACTTTGATAGTTCTGCCAGAAATGCCAACCTTGACAAAATGACCAAGAGAAGCAAAACAAAAGGCACCCAGACTGGAAATAAAGGCTCTAAGTTTTCTGTCTTTGCTAAAATGCCGTCTTTTAGGAAGGCTAAGGGCTCAAAGGGTTCCAAAAGTGAGGAGTGCCACCAGGAATCATCAGATGGGGCAGGTGAGGGCCTTCTGTCTGGGGAAGGGCCACAGAGGGACAACTCGGACGATGAGGTTTTTGTCAAAGGTAACATCATGAACCAAACCGTTGACCAAGCATTGTCCTCATTGCGTTGCGAGGTAGAAGAAGAGGACTGTGGCTTTTGCCCCTCGACTCCCGACACTCGCCATGGCCATCAGCTAGTCAGCCAAGGGAGTAGTGAGGAGGGTAACGGGGGACCCAGCCCAGACAACCCCCTCCTCAGGCAAGTCCAGTCACCTAACGGGCAGACCTACAAGAGGAGCAAGAGCAACGACAGTTTAAACATCCGCATGCGCTTTGCACAAGCACACAAGTCCATTTCCAGCCTGTTTGAGTCCCGGTCAATGGATAAGGAGAATGAGGAGCAGGCCACTGTGGGCATTAATGTGGATTCTGCTGCAGCCAAACAATCCTGGAGGAAGCTAAAAAGGGCTAAGGAGGCTGAGCTGCTGAAAAGAACTCATTCATTGCCAGATGAGGAATGTAGCAACACAGTTTCTGGCCGGGGCTGTGGAGACTTAACGTCCTCTCCACCGCTGGACAGGCTCAGCAGTCCAGGGTCACCATCCTCCCTCAGAGCCCTTCGCCACACTGATCCCATCACCAAGCGGGGAGTTCCACAAGGGAGTGGAAAGGAAAACCCCCATGGGTGTAAATCCGAGGGCCAGAGAAGAAAATGTTCACCAAACGGTGTACCTaccacactgtgtgtgtctggcctACCTCCATTTTTAGACTCTGCAGTCCCACAGCCCAATCAGACCAGTCCTGTTTCACCTTTAAGTTCCTGCTCAGTAGCCACCCTTACTCATCAGCTTTCGCCGTCCTGCACCAGGTCTCACCCAGTGGTCAGCGAGGGTTTGACTAAGAGCCCCCTACGGCCAATGAGCCCTAAACCTAACAGTCCTAGGCCAGCGGCCCAGCGTAAAATCTTTTGCTACCCTCACTCAGCAAGGACCGGTACTGTCTGCCCTATCCTTCTGGGCCAGTCGGCCAGCGTTGAGGGATTAACGGACCCCCCCGAGAGACCTAAGACCCTGAAACCCTCAGCTAGCCCTCTGGGTCTCAGCCTCAGCCCTCTGGATGCAGCCGAAGGCAGAATAGACAGCCAGTCACACATCAGCCTGTATGCCATTGGCTCTATCAACGAATTAGAGGTAAGAAAAAACAGGGACATGTGTAATATCTTTATACTGAAATTAGAATCTTTAATAAGTACACATGTTTTACCGGGTTcttattaaaatgtgtgcacGTGTAAATGTTGTAAATGCACTACCCTTTTGTATGTTAAATATCACTATAAAGCTATAAATAGGGCCTTGTTCAGGCCTCAATTAAGATGCCAATGGGGTTCCAGCTCCCTGGGAAAAGTGTTTCATCCCCGCCTCCAACTGACACACACTAACTCTGGCTTGCAATGAATAGGGGGTAAAAAAACCAGCACCAGTTAATCTCTTGCTCTGCAGATGatggtgtttgtgtttgtgtttgtgtgtgtgtgtgtgtgtgtgtgtgtgtgtgtgtgtgtgtgtgtgtgtgtgtgtgtgtgtgtgtgtgtgtgtgtgtgtgtgtgtgtgtgtgtgtgtcggggtgGTTGCCAGTGTATCTATATCTGTCAGTATCTGGGTTGGGACAGAGAACAAGTCCCTCTTTCTTTGTGGCTCTCTGTGAAccagatgaagaggaggagagaaaacagcagagtcaactctttctccctctcggCCCCCAGCAGTGTGGTAGATTTCCATTCTGGGAGTTAGCTGGTTACCatcacaccccccccccccctgcctGTTCCTACAATAGTCACAGCCAGAGCAGGATTACTTGAGGACCAGCCCCCCCTTGTGGCATCCTCCCACATGATGTtcaatttgataaaaaaaaaaaaagtcccactGCCTTGCAATGTGATCTGGCAAAAAGTACTTCTGTTTTTAAGTTTTCCACATTTTTATATCTTTACACACCTTTATAGAGACATCAAAAGGGCAGAGACTGCTTTGTGTCCCTACATAAAGCTTAGGTTCCCTCCAGTGTTACACAGGTAATGAGAACAGCTGACTAGTGACATAACTGAGCCGCTAATGtaaattatgtgtgtgttttgtcatgcCGTTGACACTTTCGCTGATACTTCTCCACTTTAAAAATACCTGAACGACCGCTCaaacagacataaaaaaaatgcatttattttcactgttgatttagGCAGGGGCACAATGAAATCAAGGAGAAATTCAAGTGGTGGTACAAAAGAGCAGAAGAGTTCACTTCACTAAGCACGCCATGTCTCATGCATGTATCTCAGAGACGGAGAAATAGAAGTGAATCTGTTCcctttttccatttcattcctttacatatttatttttccagTACATTTTGCTCTGTCTATTTTATGTGATTCAAATTGTAGAACCAAATGGAACCGGCTAGTTTGTAATCTGGGCAGTACAACTAATTTCTACTGGAATAaattaagggaaaaaaaagccagTGGAAGAAGTTTATGGGGAAAAACGCTGCATATTGGAAGAGAGTCATTAAACTAGATTCTCAATTGTTTGATTTAATTTCCTTGTGAACACTGCCACAGGTCTGAACCTTGCTGTGTGAGCAAAAttgtaaaatacacacacaatgacaaccTAGTAGCCAGGACTCTGAAACTGGATGTTGGGGTTGACTAACCAGCTGTGTTCCAGTGAATGGAAGCGCCTGTAGTACAAGATCCATCCTCATGTCAAATCATacagactagggctgcacgatatgaggaaaatatctaattgcgtttattttgactgatattgcgattgtgatatgattcatgatattggagggaatgatcatttttgtatcattattctcattttcattgaaaaatatatgtataaaaaaatgattgacaaagattttttctttagtctgtaggataggatttgtaggccgggacgtctctgcagcaccacgatactttattttagaacggtttgacacatattttgcctttaacaaatattgtgcccccctgcaatttggatattgcactagttcatattgcgatttcgataaaattgcgattaattacTAATTACTACTAAATAGTTTGTATTAGTAATTAAATACTAATTACTAATACaaactagggctgcatgatacGATGAAATATGTAATATGCAATAATGTTGAGTATggcaataacgatattacttgtgataaataaacagatattaaagtgttctctGTTCTGCTGCCTTCAGTGTTCTTACAACAGACTGCTTGTTGGATTCAATACCAAATGAAAGGCAAtcatttccttctttcttttactgaacaaattgaacatttgaatataaaaaggcagcactaaaaaagaACGACCGTTACATTTTTACCCTCGTGttcctgtcgaccatgcaacttttagtttttcctggctcaaaatttaaaattgtaactttttttcgacacttttttcagtttttgccgATTAAATTTGTTTTCACTTTCTGATgtttgactattttttttttctgcgctttttttgacgttttagttttttctttccacgtttttgaagctttctccaacatttttgtcacttttattgaCGTTCTTTTGTCaagttttttcttcaaatgcgataaaattgaataaaacacccacattcaattcaaagtagtggactgatcatttattttacttaatagcgttgtatggaaccatccatattatttcttttgacaatttggtggaaagaaaccgacatttctgatatagaaactttttgaaaatgggtcaaatttgacccgaggacaacacgagggttaaagtgcagttttctactgatattctctttcaactaactcaaaaaaattattttcaataTGTTGCAGACTTTGCAATAGGTTTACTATGCAAGTTGATAttgtgttaataataataaaaatattattatatataatatattgtgcagcccttatacagatacaaacacattcCAGGTAAAAGTAGCCACAGTTGTGCACTGTACCTCAGGGACAAAATAAtactaaattgaatttatataacgcttttcatagactcaaagtcgcttgaAAAAGTCGCAAAAAGGGGGTGGAATTAGTATAGAAAAGGTGACCGTGACTAACCCATTAACTGTGCACTCAAAAGGGTACCCAGACAGAGGGCCGACCGACCAGCCAGTCCAGAACAAGAAGGCTGTTGGGGGTGAAGTGCGAGGGGAAGGCCGCTGTGGTTCTCACTGGGCTGAGGACTGGCTGCTGGGTGGACGTGGGCCGCGATGGATGTGGCCAGCAGCGAAGGCCAAAGTTTTCGGATGACCTCTGGATTGAagagcaaaagaaaaacaaacgcAAACTGGCCAGAGCCATCAGGGGGAGCCTCGGCCAACTCAACACACCGTTATCTGAAGACGTGGACAAAGTAAGATGTGGCCACGGCGCCGTGAGCCGCCAAAGCAAAAGATCCAAAACCTTGGAAGTCTTTGTGATACTCATCCTCTCCCTTCTCTGCCTCGCTTCTGAGTTTCCGTTCTTCCTGGACAGTCTGTTTTCTCTCTGGTGGCTTCTGACAGGTTTTTCTTGGATATGAAGCCTGCCATCACTTCACTTTCTGTTTCAGGCATGGCCTCCCTAATTTCCACTCATCTGCACCAATCATTCATGCATGCCCATTCATCttgtgttcttttcttttcagtcgTATAGATTGAGTGATTGTCGTTTTACTGGGTTCATGTCTAGTTCATCATTTGCTGACAAATGAATGTCTGTGataatatataaaagaaatCCCCTTTTATTCCCACAGACTGATGCGGGAGTCACCTTGGGGCCCATTGAAGCCTTCCGGGGGATGCCCCTCAAATCCCACTGCTTTTCTCAGAGCACCCCCATCGGTCTTGACTGCCTGGGCTGGAGAAGACACATCTACTGCTGTAAGTACCCACTCCGGTTAAGTCTCCTGCACTTATTCAGATTCACCTGGGGTTGTTGAATGGTTCCAATGGCTGCTGGAACATTTGAGCCTGTGAATTTTTGGGTTACTAGATACTCAACCAAAattgtgtgtgggggtgtgggtgtgggtgtgggtgtgggtgtgtcaTGCGCAGCCTCAAAAACCAATCCAACATTTTAACAGGAGGAGGTGAGTGAACTGTCTCATGTAACAGTTTATTTGATCATGTTACTCTATTGCAACTACACCGGCTGAAAGTCATTATTACATGGGTACATATTGATGTGTTCAGGTCTGTCCTTTACAATCAATGATGCACATCATGTGCATCTGCTTTCTGGAATACAATGTTTATCTTGATGAGCCCAATTTAGTGAATCGATGTTGAATTTGTGCGGGGTGTAACTGAAACTGGGTCACTAGTTTACACGTTGCATGTGCTGTAACCACAAACACATTGCACTAAATGGATATGCACACATTTGATTGCTTAAAACTGCTGCTAGCAACCCCAGAAACCCTCAGTGAACTGTGCAGCCTCATGACGTGTTGGTTGAGGCTGGCATTAGCACAGAACCAGTGCAGTTCCTTATTTCCCCTGCTGGCTGCAGTAAGTTCTCACTGTACCGCAACATTTACAGTGTCCCTCTTACCATACAGATGCACACAGACTACGGATATGCCATCCGATTCTTCTCTCTTCAGGGGAGACAGGCAATTTTAAATTTGTgctcttttaattttttgtgacagagagagggaaagagattTCTACATTATCAGACAGAAACAAGTAACATTTAAGCCCATCCCACTGAAACACATCAGCCCTTTGTTTCAAATTCTTCAATGCTGTTATGTTGCCCGATTTTAGTACCACTACTGAAACTATATTGTTTGATACCTGCGTGTGAACACATTGTTTTaggaaaaaagtatttttaattCAACACAAAAGCCGAACGCATGGCTGTTTAATATTGTCTTACCAGCCAAACAAGAACTTTGCCTTAATAACTACCAAATGTAATATTTACACATATTTCTTGCCAAATGTAACAAGACAAGGAACATAACTATTATTCTAATCAgtactttttgtattgttattttttatgtgtattaatatatgatatttttgtgaGTAATTGTGATTGTAATTACTCACATATacgttttgtatgtattgtttggaccccaggaagactagctgtcgTCTCGGCGgcggctaatggggatccttttaaataaacaaacaaaaataacctATAAGTGCAAATTTCAACACACTCATTTAGCTCTTCTGTTATTCCCCCTGCCTTTTACATACTATGGTTTTACATTTATCTGATAGTCTGTCCAATCAGATGTGTTCTTTTTAGCCTAAAACTCTTTTCATTGAACTAATTTCCTTCCTGTTATAAGATTATTTCAACAACTTCTACTTtggatcacttttttttttagcattaagCAGATTTTTGAGTCAAAAGTGATCTCTGTTATTAGCTCCAGTAGTAGAGCTGTGCAATGGGGAGAATTTggtcacgatattcttgactaaataccttgatatcgatattgcggcgatattctacggttgacaattggtgctttaacaaaatatcttcacacttagattttagatcaataatcatcagtaatgtggacatactGTCTAATTGGGGAAAGGcaaatagaacagttacaacagtctggtgagttcagaaaagtacatcactttactgtaatgcagcctttaaaaccaggaaaagacaccacttatgtcatatcacgatattacgatatccaaaatctaagacgatatctagtctcatatcacgatatcgatataatatctgGTATACCggacataaacaggaggcagcgtggagactcggcccgttgctggtagttgccatggtaacgttagatgctttagtctcagagaacgagacgttGTGACCAATAAGAGccaatcaggaggagaaacgttggcgttggtgttgccaaaggtctccgtttgcggccgttgagactgAAAACACAACCCTGCAGactccaaaccaaaacgggtcagaagggtttccaaatgtctccggtttagcggctcggaaacaccagagcagggggaatgagagggggaaacgtagcaaGAAAATATTCGTTTTTATACCAAAACTTAGCAATGTAAAGGCAGCCTCTGAAAAGACGCTGGAGTTCCAGGCCAGATGACCAACGATGAAAGAAAAACCCTCTTTGGAAAAGCCCAGATTGAAGCTATCATGATAATCTGAAATCTGGAAGGCCTACAATCGCAAGGAAGACTTCCTCCAAACGGTGCATTGCTCCacttctaaaaaagaaaaaagtttctTCACTATTTTGATCTTGAGGCATTGAATATGACATCAAATGTGACATCAGCGGCATCAATGCCAGACCGTTAACTACTAGGAGGCCTTAGCTTGCTGTACCTAATAGTCCTAAATGTCCTCTGGGTGCCGAAGTGGGGACGGGTGAGCTGTCATGTCAAAGTGTCTGTACACCTCTTGCTGCTCTCACAGGGAGCTCAGTGCTCTCGCTGCAGATGTCCTCAGTGGAATTAGATTCCTCGGACTAACTTGAATTGTCAGCCGAATCATGAGACCGCTGCCGTGCTACCTCACTGAATGGGACGTAGCACTGCATGGGGCCGCACACACAAAGCCACTTTAATCTTTTTACACGGGGCCATGCTTTATCATTCTGAACCCCGGCAGAGCAGAGTTAATCTGTACAGTGATACATCTCTTTACCCCATGTAATCTTCTCTACGGTGGTTTCATTAGGCTGAAATCCAAGACCACTGATAATAATGGTGGCTCGATCTTAAGAAGTCAGACAGTCAGCTGTTACTGtcactgagccaacctggccattaaatgtcaaatattttattaaagctttagtgcgtaactctTTGATATTAATGaccgtccgttacattcaagccattaccaaatgagttgctacaaagctaattaagactatcagcttcacacaactctctctggatttctcagtatgactatgttcagaagatcgtGGCGTCCGATTgttgcagaaactcaagtgaagataatgacctattctgaagagtccatcatgttagtTTAATCCTCCGTTTCCTCCTTGGTatatctggtgtgtgtgtgtgtgtgtgtgtgtgtgtgtgtgtgtgtgtgtgtgtgtgtgtgtgtgtgtgtgtgttagggttgcccgatattgacaaaatgtgattgATGCGATAGTGAgcatgaatattgcgatatcgatattcatTCCAATGTTCTTAAACATATGAAAACACAAAAgttgaaaacacatcaaaatagattaataaaatatcaaaacaacagGTTTTGGTGCAACACAAGGGTTTATTTAACCACGCGCTTCGCAGTttgcactctctctctgtcctcgcGCTTCTCGTTTCTTTCGCTCTATTTTCGCCTTTGCGTACTTTTCAGTACATttttgatattgatattgcacAATGTGATATTGCAAAAACGATAGAGTCGATATATTGTGCacccctagtgtgtgtgtgtgtgtgtcaaatggAATATGTAAAGTCCGGAAAAGCAAAATCAATGATTTCTTTATAATCACATTATACATGTGAAAAGACTGTAGAAAGTACTGAATTGTgaagtttgattttttttgagtTGTTTATTTAAGTATTTATTAGACTATTAATAATGCAGTATGTGGATTTACTATACTGGTATAGTAGCTGCAGTACATTGCTATAATAAAAACCCAGCCACTTGTAACCAAGGTTAAAAATCTATATTAAGAGCTAAGTTTATATTAAAAAGTCAATTCATTAAGtatgttattaatgttaaagattaaaaacatatttgtctaaaaagcaattcaactgagagagaaaataaataggaagtttattttgaaggagGTGGGTTGGGGATGTgctgtcag
The genomic region above belongs to Perca flavescens isolate YP-PL-M2 chromosome 22, PFLA_1.0, whole genome shotgun sequence and contains:
- the arhgef4 gene encoding uncharacterized protein arhgef4 isoform X2, encoding MDNPGSSGDSAAESSGSARREESSRGFGAQSELPVYLTYLPESYCTAKFSLAAYLLCWALLRWYQKLRCQSAPLQPQEALEHPSHLCEGLGLEEGDLGADSLEWRERGTGGGDTSDDYFDSRSWHQDTLSDFGLDREDSLDALLGLDGAYLGRRRTGSTFCTGQRKARRRESVTAKDDHRDTTETYVGRFGCSRRRKSPENRVDPNIPSKLSTRDLRVVQIRPHPSTEELKRDSCQENSSLQAVCTETQVKGSTEPYSLHVQSQHNTDTFDKKVNSPPDTQEVTLHAQPAESNTSRLNESTDSETCVIHVDTTEDKKLQQQITCEHNTRLQTGSTDRESEEKTDRVRVEICNVQDVEAKNVEHLSTYSLEFNPSLNRCNRDCNKRHDRQRENLEHQDIIYEDKDIQALKVHKDRRDLCKSVGIYCNSSHHTTETRYKDDPRIANTHFTDLINAQTADGTRTPAPSESETKHTDSQLITDIFVAGPNITEAHGAKTNSIPHHTKSAKLRETLDTVNILAHKVDICCSQTLCEASSNKGRSEIHPQVCTIETKPQDKAGVSGVCFQTEQFGCVGTTTEGTTPPGRVNEICSSITFSTETASSFLLDTCSTVPKVSTLASPVPLADSDREELAERHPDQTQPQSARLQTWQVSGQTQGLIPNHLDQGGATVEILSHRQFHSVDKLSERAQSGSVGPGPDSIQIQSDTGKDSGNHLPHRQFSNNLLLVSGNQGAEDTSPLLSENFGGERRREGSPCSLLRKNQEQEVEGSCVYHQQEEIVEAVSKVNVLQSQLGTTKLSEHIELGVVPKEIASDPDAYFTQHVPSRIGITSPCPAAAAESIQDSSREHPGIAQRASSLTNVQSAVSAIPSNCKQVQLVLKIPKPPCSLNAPFSLLSDSNNNTKASINGVGRGEGLGCFSQEVRSNYERNKSIVCPVFEPSTNVTSDPLEDVDKPQEDSELFLSSLDQGANCSSEDTEHVLGENSDSHSHLSLAHADELEELKTEKIIEDKTVVSLRFNCSDLERNECLQSLVSRSESRGLLMDSEFKAREGYYCSRTEDHSLPNRRRGNISELFEEYTLAEGCRDPTQVRSTAPQQEVRVVRYSHPDVSLNLLAVSSLEPILETERSLESYGTTEDDLKIEAKLEYEVMRPVEDIGGDIANLSGDISSPKSPHQQPEQEEESLTTAEFEPEVNPATPALCGSDEKHSRPTTVAYDAVSYTSASSNCDELDDPHFDSSARNANLDKMTKRSKTKGTQTGNKGSKFSVFAKMPSFRKAKGSKGSKSEECHQESSDGAGEGLLSGEGPQRDNSDDEVFVKGNIMNQTVDQALSSLRCEVEEEDCGFCPSTPDTRHGHQLVSQGSSEEGNGGPSPDNPLLRQVQSPNGQTYKRSKSNDSLNIRMRFAQAHKSISSLFESRSMDKENEEQATVGINVDSAAAKQSWRKLKRAKEAELLKRTHSLPDEECSNTVSGRGCGDLTSSPPLDRLSSPGSPSSLRALRHTDPITKRGVPQGSGKENPHGCKSEGQRRKCSPNGVPTTLCVSGLPPFLDSAVPQPNQTSPVSPLSSCSVATLTHQLSPSCTRSHPVVSEGLTKSPLRPMSPKPNSPRPAAQRKIFCYPHSARTGTVCPILLGQSASVEGLTDPPERPKTLKPSASPLGLSLSPLDAAEGRIDSQSHISLYAIGSINELEGTQTEGRPTSQSRTRRLLGVKCEGKAAVVLTGLRTGCWVDVGRDGCGQQRRPKFSDDLWIEEQKKNKRKLARAIRGSLGQLNTPLSEDVDKTDAGVTLGPIEAFRGMPLKSHCFSQSTPIGLDCLGWRRHIYCSVVVPDEASEKAGLGDELGSEEDLLYEEFRSSGHRFGHPGGGGGEQLAINELISDGSVVYAEALWDHVTMDDQELGFKAGDVIEVVDATNKEWWWGRIMDSEGWFPASFVRLRVNQDEPMEEYLAHLEGAQAGEESRAGLGLLLGPGLPCKEQMRTNVINEIMSTERDYIKHLKDICEGYIKQCRKRTDMFTEEQLRTIFGNIEDIYRFQRKFLKDLEKKFNKEQPHLSEIGCCFLEHQTDFQIYSEYCNNHPNACVQLSKLMKVNKYVFFFEACRLLQKMIDISLDGFLLTPVQKICKYPLQLAELLKYTNPQHRDYKDVEAALNAMKNVARLINERKRRLENIDKIAQWQSSIEDWEGEDVLSRSSDLIFSGELSKLSQPQAKSQQRMFFLFDHQMVYCKKDLLRRDMLYYKGRMDMDHMEVIDVEDGKEKDFNISVKNALKLRSLAGDQVHLLCAKKPEQKQRWLGAFADERIQVQHDRDTGFSLTEVQKKQAMFNACKSHPAGKPKVTRPYYDFLLRQKHPSLPTALPQQQVFMLAEPKRKTSTFWHNIGRLTPFKK